The Desulfovibrio sp. X2 genome segment GCTCGGGTTCAGGTCGGCCACGAGCACGACGGTCAGCCACTGGCGCACGGGATTCTGCCCGAGCAGGGTGATGGCCTGGCCCACGGACTTCACCTGCTGGCGCAGCCCGAAGCCTGCCGCATTGATGTACTTGAGGAGGCGGTAGGTCAACGAGACGTCGCAGGAGATGGCGTCCGAGAGTTCGCGCACCTCGAAATCCTTGCCGAGCATGGAGAGGAGCTGGGCCTTCACCTGCTGCGCCGAGGAGACCTTGGTGCCGGTGACGACCTCGGGCCTGCTGAAATAGAAGCCCTGGAAAAGATCGAATCCTGCTTTCACGCAGTCCTCGAACATCTCCTTCGTCTCGATCTTCTCGGCCAGAAGCCGCGCATCGAAGCGCTTGAGCCCGGCGGCCAGGGCCTGCAACGCGGCGGAGGTCATGCCGAGGACGTCGACTTTGACGATGTCCACGAGCCGCATCAGCTCCTCGTAGCCGTCCTGCCCCACGTAGTCGTCCAGGGCCAGCGTGTAACCCGAGTCCTTGAGCCGCCTGCAGGCCGCGAGGATATCTTCGGTCGGTTCCACGTGTTCGAGGATTTCGGGGATGCACTGCTGCCGTGGCAGGGCGAAGGCCGCTCCCGAGAGGATCAGATTCTGCGGAAAGTTGATGAGCATGAACTTCCCGGCCGTCGACTGCGCCTGGGCAAGCGCGTATCCGTCGGCGATGACCCGGGCGGTCGCCACGTCCTGGTCCGCGATCAGGGCGGTGGCAGCAGCCCCGCTGTGCCTGAAGAAGAGCTCGTAGCCCCAGATTCGCCTGTCGGTGGTGAAGATCGGCTGCCGCGCGACGAAGATGGGCTCAGCGGTCTGTCCCTGCTCGGGGGCCGGATTCCCGTCGGTCGGTTGGACTTGCGACATCGTTGTTCCTTGCTGCGCAGGGTGTGGGGGAAGAATGATATTGGCAAATGATCGAGATTGCAATTGACTTATTTAGTTCCTGATATGCCGGGATGATATTGGAGCGGCAAAAAACGCTCGGCAGGAGTGGACGCTGTTCAGCTGCTCCGATTCCGGAGCCGATGGGCCGAAGATGTCGGACAGCAGGCCCGCTCGGCGGTCGGCAGGATATCGGATCCGGGGGAGGTGAGGCAGGCGGGCCCGGCGGTCGTGGGCCCAAGACGCGGGCCCAAGACGCGGGGAAGATCGGGAAGACGCCCCGGACCGGGCGCACTGCGCCCGGGACCGGGAAGCGCAGACTGTCGTTAGTGCAGGGTTTCGGCCTTGCGGAACTCGGCCATGCGGGCGCGGATGTAGTTGGCCACGATCATGCCGCCGTCCTCGTCCGAGGAGTGGGCCAGGCCGTAGGCCTTCAGGTCCTCGGCCATCTGGCGCTCCATGGTCGCGGACTCGAGGTACATGAGGAAGACGAGGAGCAGGGCCGCGTCGTTCTCGCGCGTGCCGCTGCACAACTCCTCCACCTGGGCGGCGGGAACCGTCTCCAGCAGGCGGTCGGCGAACATGCCGATCCACTTGGCGTAGAGTTCGGGCAGGAGCGGCGGCACGAGGTCCGCGAGGTTGGCGGCGGCCGTCTCCTGCACGCCGGGACAGGAGACCGCCAGGTACTCGCGCACGGCCTCGACCCGGCGCTCCTCGCTCTCGCAGACGCGGGCAAGGAGCTTCGCGCGGATCTTTTCGTGCAGGGGATTCGCGCTCATTCGTCCCTCGCCGTGCTCTTGGGGCAGGAGGAGCGCAGGAAGCAGACGCGGCAGCCTCCGGCGTAAGGCATGGGCGTGAACACGGCGTATTGCCGGTTGACCGTGCCCTCCTCGTTCCACTCCAGGCCGAGGCGCTCGAAGGCGCGCCGCAGGTCCTTGGTCGGCCGGGTCAAGGGCGCGCAGCCGCCCTCGGCCACCTTGGGGATGAGCGAGGCCGTGGTCTGCATGACCAGGGAGATGGCCAGGTTGTGGGCGGCCATCCCGTCCGAGGGCGAGGTCTGCCAGAGCTCCTCGATCTCCTCCTCGACCGGGGCCTCGAGGAAGGCGATGAGGTGTCCGCTGGCGCGGGTGTCGCCGGGCGCCGCCAGGCGGTAGGCCTTGAGGTGGGGGAGCCATTTCGCCCACAGCGGCTCGAGCATCTCCAGGCGGGACTGCTCGATGCGCGTCTCGCCGCAGAGGCTCATGTAGTACATGATGT includes the following:
- a CDS encoding EAL and HDOD domain-containing protein, whose product is MSQVQPTDGNPAPEQGQTAEPIFVARQPIFTTDRRIWGYELFFRHSGAAATALIADQDVATARVIADGYALAQAQSTAGKFMLINFPQNLILSGAAFALPRQQCIPEILEHVEPTEDILAACRRLKDSGYTLALDDYVGQDGYEELMRLVDIVKVDVLGMTSAALQALAAGLKRFDARLLAEKIETKEMFEDCVKAGFDLFQGFYFSRPEVVTGTKVSSAQQVKAQLLSMLGKDFEVRELSDAISCDVSLTYRLLKYINAAGFGLRQQVKSVGQAITLLGQNPVRQWLTVVLVADLNPSPAAQEITFLSVLRGRFLEQLAGLMRPAPALSQGSMFLLGLLSRLDVLMNLPMLEIMAQIPLEPGIRGAFLGEATQEREWLDCLLALEEGRFDDAQAILQARSIDMETAAMERLSATEWTRNILGLGG